The proteins below come from a single Zea mays cultivar B73 chromosome 8, Zm-B73-REFERENCE-NAM-5.0, whole genome shotgun sequence genomic window:
- the LOC118473095 gene encoding MAPK-interacting and spindle-stabilizing protein-like: protein MAVELLSMASSTLLPPWRSLPAGEQSGSSSPPPSSSFAFLLPCFTAARPLAGSLLHAPPSHGVVLPPMAQEMPQRAPFPSPWLELEFPHGAASLSMATQQLPPMAPPALPPWRPEFAAASPSPKLLLPWPILPCALLSHGNPAGAPFPPWSAPRAAPLRDSPSPNSEPASSLLVVVPAGCSAKCAASRTLQQPSSSFSTSPSRVIALVFAAQRTACRDSRRVFAVLRSSVVVVVHPGDNPVFCVEKASRSTLVDVVAMHKSESPSSLQTPIGFVYGEPCRSRLT from the exons atggccgTCGAGCTCCTGTCCATGGCGTCCTCTACCCTTCTTCCTCCCTGGCGCTCGCTCCCTGCAGGAGAACAGTCCGGCTCCTCATcccctcccccttcttcttccttTGCCTTTCTTCTTCCCTGCTTCACGGCAGCAAGGCCACTAGCAGGCTCCCTGCTCCACGCGCCGCCCAGCCATGGCGTCGTGCTTCCTCCCATGGCGCAGGAGATGCCCCAGCGAGCTCCCTTCCCTTCCCCATGGCTCGAGCTCGAGTTTCCTCATGGCGCTGCCTCCCTGTCCATGGCGACGCAGCAGCTCCCTCCCATGGCGCCCCCTGCTCTTCCTCCTTGGCGCCCAGAATTTGCAGCAGCATCTCCCTCCCCCAAACTTCTCTTGCCATGGCCGATTCTTCCCTGCGCCCTACTCTCCCATGGAAATCCAGCAGGAGCTCCATTTCCTCCATGGTCGGCGCCCCGCGCAGCGCCTCTGCGCGACTCTCCCTCCCCAAACAGCGAGCCCGCTTCCTCGCTGCTCGTCGTGGTGCCCGCCGGCTGTTCGGCAAAATGCGCAGCAAGCCGCACGCTGCAGCAACCCTCCAGTTCATTCTCCACTTCCCCGTCGCGAGTCATCGCTCTCGTGTTTGCTGCGCAGCGAACAGCATGTCGGGATTCCCGCCGGGTGTTTGCTGTTTTGCGCAGCTCCGTTGTCGTCGTCGTTCACCCCG GAGATAACCCCGTGTTTTGCGTGGAGAAGGCAAGCCGCTCGACGCTCGTCGATGTCGTagcgatgcacaaatcggaatcacCGTCGTCCTTGCAAACgccgattgggtttgtttatggtgagccatgtcgctctcgattgacttga